In one Cercospora beticola chromosome 1, complete sequence genomic region, the following are encoded:
- a CDS encoding uncharacterized protein (BUSCO:EOG092640WA): MSLSNEAIDVVVRFSTSNPDVVLNITNPEHVSIAALKQQLREQLPAPASNARLRLIHSGKVLVDDSAISNSVSITRPPPVRDDEAKSTKAKGKLPMRDLAPRVYIHCSIGDPLSSDELAGERTTAEAADAALLSKDAKTSAGQEQQQHHETTTTPAPRGFDRLLAAGFAPAEVADLRAQFLAIQAHTHTPDTMPMGQELLALEERWLDQGAGGGAGDAQENGGFDSEDAGALEDMLYGNLIGFFWPIGGAFWLMREEGVWSRRRQFAVLSGFVINLTMGLSRFLS, translated from the coding sequence ATGTCCTTGTCGAATGAGGCAATAGATGTCGTGGTACGCTTCTCGACGTCCAATCCCGATGTGGTGCTCAACATCACGAATCCCGAACATGTTTCCATCGCGGCTCTCAAACAACAACTGCGCGAACAGCTCCCAGCACCCGCATCGAACGCGCGCCTGCGGTTGATCCACTCTGGCAAAGTTCTCGTCGACGACTCCGCGATATCGAATAGTGTTAGCATCACACGACCACCTCCTGTTCGAGATGACGAGGCGAAGAGCACGAAAGCGAAGGGGAAGCTGCCGATGCGGGATCTGGCACCAAGAGTGTACATTCATTGCTCGATAGGTGATCCACTATCTTCAGATGAGCTCGCAGGGGAGAGAACAACAGCAGAGGCAGCGGACGCGGCGCTGTTATCGAAAGATGCAAAGACTAGTGCCGGCcaagagcaacagcagcaccatgAAACGACCACCACGCCTGCCCCTCGCGGCTTCGATCGCCTTCTGGCAGCTGGCTTCGCACCAGCAGAAGTAGCTGATTTGCGAGCACAATTTCTCGCTATACAGGCTCACACACATACACCCGATACCATGCCTATGGGCCAGGAACTGCTAGCACTGGAAGAGAGGTGGCTGGATCAGGGAGCCGGTGGAGGCGCTGGTGACGCTCAGGAGAATGGAGGATTTGACTCAGAAGATGCCGGTGCGCTGGAAGACATGCTTTATGGCAACCTGATTGGATTCTTCTGGCCTATTGGAGGAGCCTTCTGGTTGATGAGAGAGGAAGGCGTTTGGAGCCGCAGAAGGCAGTTTGCAGTCCTTTCTGGATTCGTGATTAACTTGACGATGGGCTTGTCAAGATTTCTCAGCTGA
- the RVB1 gene encoding RuvB ATP-dependent DNA helicase pontin, producing MATNGAAAAAPTAAQTGNKPVQISEVRQTNSRENRTAAHSHIKGLGLRPDGTADPNGQGFVGQTAAREACGVVVDLIRAKKMAGKAIMLAGGPGTGKTALALAVSQELGTKVPFCPMTGSEVYSAEVKKTEALMENFRRAIGLRVQERKEVYEGEVAELSPEETENPLGAYGRTISHLLITLRSSKGTKKLRLDPSIYEAIQKERVRLGDVIYIEANTGAVKRVGRSDAFSTEFDLEAEEYVPVPKGDVHKKKDIVQDVTLHDLDVANARPQGGQDVMSMMGQLMKPRKTEITEKLRGEINKVVNKYIDQGIAELVPGVLFIDEVHMLDIECFTYLNRALESTISPIVILASNRGQTTIRGTGSVQANDPGLISAHGIPPDFLARLLIVPTHPYTANEIRTIIQTRAKLEFATPTAPQLADNPQALKVSATLSPEALEELTKRGETVSLRYALQLLAPASILARARGSEGNVISVMDVEEATSLFWDAGRSANQLREQASMFIS from the coding sequence ATGGCCACGAatggtgcagcagctgcagcaccgaCTGCTGCGCAGACCGGAAACAAACCAGTCCAAATCAGCGAAGTGCGGCAAACGAACTCGCGCGAGAACCGAACAGCAGCACATTCGCACATCAAGGGTCTAGGCCTGCGACCAGATGGAACAGCAGATCCCAATGGGCAGGGTTTCGTTGGTCAGACGGCGGCGCGCGAGGCATGCGGTGTTGTCGTTGATCTGATCCGCGCAAAGAAGATGGCCGGAAAGGCCATCATGCTGGCAGGAGGACCTGGGACAGGAAAGACTGCGCTTGCGCTGGCTGTGAGCCAAGAACTGGGAACCAAGGTGCCCTTCTGTCCCATGACGGGAAGCGAGGTGTATAGCGCAGAGGTAAAGAAGACGGAGGCATTGATGGAGAACTTCAGACGAGCTATTGGGCTGCGTGTGCAGGAGCGCAAAGAGGTCTACGAAGGCGAGGTTGCAGAATTGTCACCAGAAGAGACCGAAAATCCTCTAGGCGCATACGGCAGGACAATTTCACATCTGCTAATCACATTGCGGAGTTCGAAAGGCACAAAGAAGTTGAGACTGGATCCGAGCATCTATGAGGCCATACAGAAAGAGCGCGTGCGACTGGGAGATGTCATCTATATCGAGGCGAACACAGGCGCTGTCAAGAGAGTAGGGAGATCAGACGCATTTTCGACCGAGTTTGACCTGGAAGCGGAGGAGTACGTTCCTGTGCCCAAGGGAGATgtgcacaagaagaaggacattGTGCAAGATGTGACACTTCACGATCTGGACGTGGCCAACGCGCGACCGCAGGGCGGTCAAGATGTTATGAGCATGATGGGCCAATTGATGAAGCCGCGCAAGACAGAAATCACAGAAAAGCTGCGAGGCGAGATCAACAAGGTCGTGAACAAGTACATTGATCAGGGCATTGCGGAACTCGTTCCTGGagtcctcttcatcgacgaAGTCCACATGCTCGACATCGAATGCTTCACCTACCTCAATCGAGCCCTCGAATCCACCATCTCAcccatcgtcatcctcgcatCCAATCGAGGACAAACCACAATACGCGGCACAGGCTCCGTACAAGCCAACGACCCAGGCCTCATCTCCGCCCACGGAATTCCTCCAGACTTCCTCGCACGACTGCTAATCGTACCCACGCACCCATACACCGCAAACGAAATCCGCACAATCATCCAAACCCGAGCCAAACTCGAATTCGCAACACCAACAGCACCGCAACTCGCAGACAACCCACAAGCGCTCAAAGTCTCAGCGACACTCAGCCCAGAAGCCCTCGAAGAACTCACTAAGCGTGGCGAAACGGTTTCTCTGCGATATGCGCTGCAACTGCTCGCGCCGGCTAGCATCCTGGCTCGAGCTCGTGGCAGCGAGGGCAATGTCATCAGTGTTATGGACGTCGAAGAAGCGACTTCGCTTTTCTGGGATGCAGGACGAAGTGCCAATCAATTGCGAGAGCAGGCTTCTATGTTCATTTCGTGA
- a CDS encoding uncharacterized protein (BUSCO:EOG09263FGN) → MTRSEHTSSSYLVTPAELSEALKKNAPSRVSTAPRTIAVCGSWFLPNDPEKRTGYQVFQKGHIRKARFFDLDKVADTSSPYPHMLPSPEVFRDAVSELGIKRDDTVVVYDTAELGIFSAPRVAWTFKVFGHPAVHILNNFKLWVEQGYPTEEGEQRQFDKTEYPLPELDKSRVAAFEEVREIALDHNKEGHEDVQILDARSEGRWKGVDPEPRPGLSSGHMPGSLPVPVPVLLDPKTKTFLSPDELRKVFSERGVDPSKPIVSSCGTGVTATIIDAALSEAGYGDGSRRIYDGSWTEWAQRVRPSDNLIIKEKN, encoded by the coding sequence ATGACCCGATCAGAGCATACTTCCAGCTCTTACCTCGTCACGCCAGCAGAATTGAGCGAGGCACTCAAGAAGAACGCTCCATCTCGTGTGTCGACGGCTCCGAGAACGATTGCAGTATGCGGTTCATGGTTTCTACCCAATGATCCCGAAAAGAGGACTGGATATCAGGTGTTTCAGAAGGGACATATACGTAAAGCGCGATTCTTCGATCTGGACAAGGTCGCAGACACTTCATCGCCATATCCGCATATGCTCCCGAGTCCAGAAGTGTTCAGAGATGCTGTGAGCGAGCTTGGAATCAAGAGGGACGATACTGTGGTGGTGTACGACACGGCTGAGCTGGGTATCTTCTCAGCTCCTCGTGTGGCATGGACATTCAAGGTGTTTGGTCATCCTGCTGTGCACATCTTGAACAACTTCAAGTTGTGGGTTGAGCAAGGATACCCAACGGAGGAGGGCGAACAGAGGCAATTTGACAAGACGGAATACCCATTACCTGAGCTGGACAAGAGTAGGGTTGCTGCATTCGAAGAAGTTCGTGAGATCGCGCTAGATCACAACAAGGAGGGTCATGAGGATGTTCAGATCCTCGACGCTCGGTCTGAGGGTCGATGGAAGGGTGTTGATCCAGAGCCTAGACCAGGCCTATCTTCTGGACATATGCCCGGCAGTCTTCCTGTTCCTGTGCCAGTCCTGCTCGATCCCAAGACCAAGACATTTCTGTCGCCAGATGAGCTTCGCAAGGTGTTCTCGGAGCGAGGTGTGGACCCAAGCAAGCCGATCGTGTCGAGTTGCGGAACTGGTGTGACGGCGACGATCATCGATGCAGCACTGAGTGAAGCCGGATATGGTGATGGAAGCAGAAGGATCTACGACGGCTCGTGGACCGAGTGGGCACAGAGAGTGCGGCCTAGTGACAATCTGATCATCAAAGAGAAGAATTGA